Proteins encoded in a region of the Haloarcula sp. CBA1129 genome:
- a CDS encoding type IV pilin has translation MLAWGFQSDDSAVSPVVGVILMVAITVLLAATAATFFLDFGSGNLGQSAPQAAFTFEYESGSPDSLTIEHRSGDSVQAGNLYITVSGASTANGQHEFTSIGSAPAAGSDITAGSRVTFSRTSLDLSEATVTLNWKPSDSDKSIQLASWEAP, from the coding sequence ATGCTAGCATGGGGATTCCAATCCGACGATAGTGCAGTCTCACCAGTTGTTGGTGTCATTCTAATGGTTGCAATAACAGTGCTGTTGGCGGCGACAGCAGCGACGTTCTTCCTCGATTTCGGCTCTGGGAACCTCGGCCAGAGCGCGCCGCAGGCGGCGTTCACCTTCGAGTACGAGTCCGGGAGTCCCGACAGCCTCACCATCGAACACCGGAGCGGTGACTCGGTTCAGGCCGGGAACCTGTACATCACCGTTAGCGGGGCTTCAACCGCTAACGGACAGCACGAGTTCACGAGTATCGGGAGTGCACCGGCGGCTGGGTCGGACATCACAGCCGGATCGCGGGTGACGTTTTCGAGGACCTCGCTTGACCTCTCGGAGGCGACGGTCACGCTGAACTGGAAACCGTCGGACAGCGACAAATCTATTCAGCTTGCCAGTTGGGAAGCGCCGTAG
- a CDS encoding amidohydrolase: MNEARQERLRSVRRDLHSYPEPAWREFYTTSRIVDEIERIGVDQLHLGRDVLDGDARMAVPDDDELEDWRMQAREASAREDVLEAAAGGFTGALAVLEQGKGPTVALRVDIDALPITESDSVAHTPATAEFRSTNEGYMHACGHDAHATIGLGVLEAVKESDFGGTFKVVFQPAEEVIGGGKAVAESGHLDDVDHLLAIHIGLDHPTGEIVAGVGGFLAVRQFKATFAGETAHAGGHPAQGRDAVQALATAVQNLHAIRRHGDGATRVNAGVVEGGTATNIVPEAATLEGEVRGETTPLKEYMSERADTVMSSAAEMHDCEIAIETTAEAPSAVSDDTLAGVVYDAAAAVPGVTSRLRTDDLGGSEDATYLMDRVQDHGGTATFVGIGTDHPGGHHTPTFDVDEDSLAIGVDVVSEAISQLSE; the protein is encoded by the coding sequence ATGAACGAGGCTCGGCAGGAGCGACTCAGATCTGTCCGACGCGACCTGCACAGCTACCCCGAACCGGCGTGGCGAGAGTTCTACACCACAAGTCGCATCGTCGACGAAATAGAGCGAATCGGTGTCGACCAGTTGCATCTCGGTCGGGACGTGCTCGATGGCGACGCGCGGATGGCTGTCCCCGACGATGATGAACTCGAAGACTGGCGGATGCAGGCCCGCGAAGCCAGTGCTCGCGAGGACGTGCTGGAGGCTGCAGCCGGGGGGTTCACTGGCGCGCTGGCCGTACTTGAACAGGGCAAGGGACCGACCGTCGCGCTCCGGGTCGACATCGACGCGCTTCCGATAACGGAGTCTGACAGCGTAGCACACACCCCGGCGACGGCGGAGTTCCGTTCAACGAACGAGGGGTACATGCACGCTTGCGGGCACGACGCCCACGCGACAATCGGTCTCGGCGTGCTGGAAGCAGTGAAGGAGAGCGACTTCGGAGGGACGTTCAAAGTCGTCTTCCAGCCCGCTGAAGAGGTCATCGGCGGCGGAAAAGCCGTCGCCGAAAGCGGCCACCTCGACGACGTAGACCACCTGCTGGCCATCCATATCGGCCTCGACCATCCGACCGGCGAAATCGTCGCGGGCGTCGGCGGCTTCCTAGCGGTGCGGCAGTTCAAGGCGACGTTCGCCGGCGAAACGGCCCACGCTGGGGGCCATCCGGCACAGGGACGGGACGCCGTTCAGGCGCTGGCGACCGCCGTACAGAACCTCCACGCGATTCGGCGGCACGGCGACGGCGCGACCCGAGTCAACGCCGGGGTTGTCGAGGGTGGCACGGCCACGAACATCGTCCCCGAGGCAGCGACGCTGGAAGGGGAAGTCCGCGGCGAAACGACCCCGCTCAAGGAATACATGAGCGAGCGGGCGGACACCGTCATGTCGTCCGCGGCCGAGATGCACGACTGCGAAATCGCTATCGAGACGACAGCGGAAGCGCCGAGTGCTGTGAGCGACGATACGCTTGCGGGTGTGGTGTACGACGCGGCAGCAGCAGTTCCCGGCGTCACTAGCCGTCTCCGGACTGATGATCTCGGCGGAAGCGAGGACGCGACCTATCTGATGGACCGCGTGCAAGACCACGGCGGAACGGCGACGTTCGTCGGTATCGGTACCGACCACCCCGGCGGCCACCATACACCCACGTTCGACGTCGACGAGGACTCGCTGGCCATCGGCGTCGATGTCGTCAGCGAGGCGATTAGCCAACTGAGCGAGTGA
- a CDS encoding uS10/mL48 family ribosomal protein: MPFVTTLTFTSGDRHRLEDIVTEIKESAEQKGVELKGPHPKQPQELQIPQSKSLGPSGGRFESWNHSVYTRTIEIVGYEEFARNVTQRTFPDAIHVEAGVEQRTQIGSGS; the protein is encoded by the coding sequence ATGCCCTTCGTCACGACACTGACTTTCACCAGTGGGGACCGACACCGCCTCGAGGACATCGTCACAGAAATCAAGGAGAGCGCTGAGCAGAAGGGAGTCGAACTGAAAGGCCCGCATCCAAAACAACCACAGGAGCTACAGATTCCACAGTCGAAGTCACTGGGACCAAGCGGCGGCCGCTTCGAGTCTTGGAACCACTCTGTTTACACGCGAACAATAGAGATCGTCGGGTACGAGGAGTTCGCCCGGAACGTTACCCAGCGGACCTTCCCGGACGCCATCCACGTCGAAGCCGGCGTCGAACAGCGGACACAGATCGGCAGCGGGTCGTAG
- a CDS encoding bis(5'-nucleosyl)-tetraphosphatase has protein sequence MIEATSAGAILFRDTRGRREYLLLKSRPGDWEFPKGGVEGEEELQQTAIREVKEEAGIGDFRLLDGFRKDYDYVFEANGNTIHKTVHLFVAKSFEASAELSTEHRDLQWRDYEQAINTVTQDGPREILEQADEFLDERGDEE, from the coding sequence ATGATAGAGGCCACGAGCGCGGGAGCCATCCTCTTTCGCGATACGCGTGGCCGGCGGGAGTACCTCCTGCTCAAGAGCCGACCCGGCGATTGGGAGTTCCCCAAGGGCGGCGTCGAGGGCGAGGAAGAACTCCAGCAGACCGCCATACGCGAAGTGAAAGAGGAGGCCGGAATCGGTGATTTCCGGCTTTTAGACGGGTTCCGCAAAGACTACGACTATGTGTTCGAGGCGAACGGCAACACCATCCACAAGACGGTCCACCTGTTCGTCGCGAAATCGTTCGAAGCGTCAGCCGAACTGTCCACAGAACACCGCGACCTGCAGTGGCGCGACTACGAACAGGCTATCAACACGGTCACGCAGGACGGCCCCCGTGAGATACTCGAACAGGCAGACGAGTTCCTCGATGAGCGAGGCGACGAGGAGTAG
- a CDS encoding DUF4013 domain-containing protein, translated as MLIGGVLLVFFFLLIPLLAFNGYLLRVIGTTVQGESEPPAWDDWGGLIVDGIKFSIVGLVYSIVPMVVIFGIGGTLIGLGGAAGESGGGIIAGFGLMAFLLLIPVLFLIYYIVPAALANMAVEGSLGAAFDFSLLKNVVLTSDYFIAVLMPIVVGIITNIISNVLAVTVIGLVLVPFVSYYGQVAVFRMFGTAFANQTNKNAQQVTGPTTSV; from the coding sequence ATGTTGATCGGCGGCGTACTGCTGGTGTTCTTTTTCCTCCTGATCCCGCTGCTCGCGTTCAATGGATATCTGCTTCGCGTGATCGGAACGACCGTTCAGGGCGAGTCTGAACCACCAGCTTGGGACGACTGGGGAGGACTCATCGTCGACGGCATCAAATTCAGTATCGTCGGTCTCGTGTACTCTATCGTTCCCATGGTCGTCATCTTCGGTATCGGTGGGACACTCATCGGACTGGGCGGAGCCGCCGGTGAATCGGGCGGCGGAATCATCGCCGGATTCGGGTTGATGGCGTTCCTCTTGCTGATTCCGGTGTTGTTCCTGATTTACTACATCGTCCCCGCGGCGCTGGCGAACATGGCAGTCGAAGGGAGCCTCGGTGCGGCATTCGACTTCTCGCTGCTCAAAAACGTCGTCCTCACAAGCGACTACTTCATCGCAGTTCTCATGCCAATCGTCGTCGGCATCATCACGAACATCATCAGCAACGTGCTGGCGGTTACTGTCATCGGCCTAGTTCTCGTTCCGTTCGTCTCCTACTACGGACAGGTCGCCGTTTTCCGCATGTTCGGAACGGCGTTCGCCAATCAGACGAACAAGAACGCACAGCAGGTCACAGGCCCGACCACGTCGGTCTAA
- a CDS encoding DUF5787 family protein — protein sequence MTSSGGADPDSEFAFELSVCQWAERAWSPANDAAVLVARQFGTKHRRWDTIVLECDPAGLRERAKFGPDSFDSDLLHVLRHAPADWTYYRDALPDPGYPWRYVRESIHEAADRDAIETRKQGNRIQIRRVRPYPDWLRRIVAIENKPDLTASAARNLVPQLERDIALSLADEVWVATATTDERVEPILLADLPAAAGVLTVDPASSTAEAVWQPRSLSVDDPGTRILERPDDDASAARFEYVDTDWKQERRLAIAERAYARGWRAYADTMRPDCRHFQLSADESGVYPYCAAKECLPTAAECRGQCSSYEPEPPAWRSMDWPLDGGPGNAIQRLLARRRRRQRPGLSE from the coding sequence GTGACATCGAGCGGTGGAGCTGACCCAGACTCCGAGTTCGCCTTCGAGCTGTCTGTCTGCCAGTGGGCCGAGCGAGCGTGGTCGCCGGCCAACGACGCAGCGGTGTTGGTCGCCAGACAGTTCGGGACGAAACACCGCCGCTGGGACACGATTGTGCTGGAGTGTGACCCTGCTGGACTCCGAGAGCGGGCAAAGTTCGGCCCGGATTCGTTTGACTCAGACCTCCTGCACGTCCTCCGGCACGCACCGGCCGACTGGACGTACTACCGCGACGCGTTGCCGGACCCGGGCTATCCGTGGCGATACGTCCGGGAGTCGATTCACGAGGCGGCTGACAGGGACGCCATCGAAACCCGAAAGCAGGGCAACCGCATCCAGATTCGTCGGGTGCGTCCCTATCCGGACTGGCTCCGCCGAATCGTCGCCATCGAGAACAAACCAGATCTGACCGCCAGCGCCGCCCGGAACCTCGTTCCACAACTGGAGCGGGACATCGCGCTATCGCTGGCCGACGAGGTGTGGGTCGCGACAGCGACGACCGACGAGCGCGTGGAGCCGATCCTGCTGGCGGACCTGCCCGCGGCCGCCGGTGTATTGACTGTCGACCCAGCATCCAGTACGGCCGAGGCGGTCTGGCAACCGCGGTCGCTGTCAGTTGACGACCCCGGAACGCGCATTCTGGAGCGGCCGGACGACGACGCCAGCGCGGCGCGGTTCGAATACGTGGACACCGACTGGAAGCAAGAGCGGCGGCTCGCCATCGCCGAGCGCGCGTATGCTCGCGGCTGGCGCGCCTACGCGGACACGATGCGCCCCGACTGCCGCCACTTTCAGCTCAGTGCCGACGAGAGCGGCGTGTATCCTTACTGTGCGGCAAAAGAGTGCCTGCCGACGGCGGCTGAGTGTCGTGGGCAGTGCTCGTCCTACGAGCCGGAGCCTCCGGCGTGGCGGTCGATGGACTGGCCGCTCGACGGCGGACCGGGGAACGCAATACAACGGTTGTTAGCGCGGCGACGACGCCGGCAGCGGCCGGGGCTGTCAGAGTAA
- a CDS encoding DUF5797 family protein, whose product MTFSEEARERLADIVELQPTKNGELQERWDMDSGSEVHQYLESELKEYYYRNDNSLICATPEATTLIDGEDSERVQTVTVTPLQQAIVDVIAGHDEESQSVVAVLHALREVGEDRETDDVRSALRSLADKGIVETVEKTVPTFRLAVPRDELDIELSEG is encoded by the coding sequence ATGACCTTCTCGGAGGAGGCCCGCGAACGGCTCGCCGACATCGTCGAACTCCAGCCGACGAAAAACGGCGAGTTACAGGAGCGCTGGGACATGGATAGCGGGAGCGAGGTGCACCAGTACCTCGAATCCGAACTCAAGGAGTACTACTACCGCAACGACAACAGCCTCATCTGTGCGACGCCGGAGGCAACGACGCTTATCGACGGGGAAGACTCCGAACGCGTACAGACGGTAACAGTCACCCCGCTCCAGCAGGCCATCGTCGACGTAATCGCTGGCCACGACGAAGAGAGTCAGAGTGTCGTCGCCGTGTTACACGCCCTTCGCGAGGTGGGTGAGGACCGGGAGACCGACGACGTTCGCTCTGCGCTTCGGAGCCTCGCAGACAAGGGAATCGTAGAGACCGTCGAGAAGACCGTGCCGACGTTCAGGCTGGCCGTTCCACGCGACGAACTGGACATCGAACTGTCAGAGGGGTGA
- a CDS encoding ABC transporter permease — translation MDTGESVRITLRSIKAHKLRSALTVVGVVIGIASVITFATFGASVEAEIVGDIETSNAGNIYVFGTPSGDDDFDRTLQPVFTEYDIQQLEAITGVQAVLPRGIVQTQSVRHGNQTLARQQVTAVRSASINDGVLVEGRSFEADEEAVVVNERMAGSFAENLTTGERFTMTMADGSERNVTVVGVVNGTRGEVPVSEFARQPRVYVPIDPFYDSVVESPSAGVRQRAYPQVTLAVDPRAIPETQSAIQTYLSGESDARSLSADDTELVARSGNDFVEEISDVIERITRFVTGIAVIALVVGAIGIANVMLVSVTERTREIGIMKAVGARNRDVMQVFLVEAALLGTLGSLLGVPLGLLVGYGATRYAEVAFSLAPLWIALAVGVGVLVGVVAGLYPAWRAARVDPIDALRHE, via the coding sequence ATGGACACTGGCGAGAGTGTGCGAATCACGCTCCGGTCAATCAAAGCGCACAAGCTCCGGTCGGCGCTGACTGTCGTCGGCGTCGTCATCGGTATCGCGTCAGTAATCACCTTCGCCACGTTCGGGGCCAGCGTCGAGGCGGAAATCGTCGGCGACATCGAGACGTCGAACGCAGGCAACATCTACGTGTTCGGAACGCCGTCCGGCGACGACGACTTTGACCGGACGCTCCAGCCAGTGTTTACCGAGTACGACATTCAGCAGTTGGAGGCGATCACCGGAGTCCAAGCAGTGCTCCCGCGCGGAATCGTCCAGACGCAGTCGGTGCGCCACGGAAATCAGACGCTGGCCAGACAGCAGGTCACGGCGGTACGGTCTGCCAGCATCAATGACGGCGTCCTCGTCGAGGGGCGTTCATTCGAAGCTGATGAGGAGGCCGTCGTCGTTAACGAGCGCATGGCCGGGTCGTTCGCTGAGAACCTCACGACCGGCGAGCGCTTCACGATGACGATGGCCGACGGGAGCGAACGCAACGTCACCGTCGTCGGCGTCGTCAACGGGACGCGCGGCGAAGTCCCGGTCAGCGAGTTCGCCCGCCAGCCGCGGGTGTACGTCCCCATCGACCCGTTCTATGACTCGGTTGTCGAGAGCCCGTCGGCGGGCGTGCGACAGCGTGCGTACCCGCAGGTAACACTCGCCGTCGACCCGCGGGCGATTCCGGAGACCCAATCGGCCATTCAGACGTATCTCTCCGGTGAGTCCGACGCGCGGTCGCTGTCGGCCGACGACACGGAACTGGTCGCCCGGTCCGGGAACGACTTCGTCGAGGAGATCAGCGACGTTATCGAGCGCATCACGCGTTTCGTCACCGGCATCGCCGTCATCGCGCTGGTCGTCGGTGCTATCGGCATCGCCAACGTGATGCTCGTCAGCGTCACGGAGCGGACCCGCGAAATCGGCATCATGAAAGCCGTCGGTGCGCGCAACCGCGACGTGATGCAGGTGTTCCTCGTCGAGGCCGCACTGCTCGGGACGCTCGGCTCGCTGCTGGGCGTCCCGCTCGGACTCCTCGTCGGCTACGGCGCGACCCGATACGCCGAAGTCGCGTTCTCGCTCGCGCCGCTGTGGATTGCGCTGGCGGTCGGCGTGGGCGTGCTAGTCGGCGTCGTCGCCGGCCTCTACCCGGCGTGGCGGGCGGCACGGGTCGACCCCATCGACGCGCTCAGACACGAGTGA
- a CDS encoding ABC transporter ATP-binding protein: MSESANTTVRVDGVSKQYDLGGTVTALDDVSLDLSAGSYTAVMGPSGSGKSTLLNLIGGLDTPSSGRVVVNGQDVSAASEAERADIRGTAVGFVFQTFNLMPRLSAVENVALPLVFDGWDRDRRRERAASLLSEVGLADRTGHVPSELSGGQRQRVAIARALSTDPALILADEPTGNVDTDTGAQILDLFDDLHAAGNTFLLVTHERHVAERAERIVHVEDGHIQSVEDVSGGEH, from the coding sequence GTGAGCGAGTCAGCGAATACGACCGTCCGTGTCGACGGCGTCAGCAAGCAGTACGACCTCGGCGGGACGGTGACGGCGCTTGACGACGTGAGCCTCGACCTGTCTGCGGGGTCGTACACGGCGGTGATGGGACCGAGCGGCTCCGGCAAGAGCACGCTCCTGAACCTCATCGGCGGACTGGACACGCCGTCGTCGGGGCGGGTCGTGGTCAATGGACAAGACGTTTCGGCGGCCAGCGAGGCCGAACGGGCCGACATCCGCGGGACTGCGGTCGGATTCGTGTTTCAGACGTTCAATCTCATGCCGCGACTGAGTGCGGTGGAGAACGTCGCCTTACCGCTCGTCTTCGATGGCTGGGACAGGGACCGTCGCCGCGAGCGGGCGGCGTCGCTGCTCTCGGAGGTGGGCCTCGCCGACCGCACCGGCCACGTCCCCTCGGAGCTCAGCGGCGGCCAGCGCCAGCGGGTCGCCATCGCTCGGGCGCTGTCGACCGACCCGGCGCTGATTCTCGCCGACGAGCCAACCGGCAACGTCGATACGGACACCGGCGCGCAAATCCTCGACCTGTTCGACGACCTCCACGCGGCGGGCAACACGTTCCTGCTGGTGACCCACGAGCGACATGTCGCCGAGCGGGCGGAGCGAATCGTCCACGTCGAGGACGGGCACATCCAGTCTGTCGAGGACGTTTCCGGGGGCGAGCACTGA
- a CDS encoding outer membrane lipoprotein carrier protein LolA, whose translation MTADTGRRLAIVAVFVTIGLLAAGAVAGVSGLSQMGEPSGDEVLDQTEQRYEAAETITGTATVTVANKSDSKTATVEYAAAEPNKTWAAVTSEDRSYEMGTNGTVVWAVGENQSYGRELPEKSAAMNDTTDPVPEENVTATLRGTDEVNGETTYVLDLEPTNESIDAPNTTLWVDTEDYRVHKLTTDDGTNRTELTVEETNFNVSIDDSQFAPPADRVAVTTIETYDSYDAAQSATDLDLPEYENGTFEEARYISRPESTAVAQQYDADGENVTVLTATGASSYLDGAENGTAVQVNGQNATTIERENRAVVYWTEDDVTTGVVVAGTTEAAIAAAEEL comes from the coding sequence ATGACAGCCGATACCGGACGGAGACTGGCTATCGTCGCGGTGTTCGTCACTATTGGACTACTGGCTGCTGGGGCGGTCGCCGGCGTTTCAGGTCTCAGCCAGATGGGGGAGCCGTCCGGCGACGAGGTATTGGACCAGACCGAACAGCGCTACGAGGCAGCCGAGACGATTACCGGAACGGCGACGGTGACCGTCGCGAACAAGTCTGATTCGAAGACTGCCACAGTGGAGTACGCCGCTGCCGAGCCCAACAAGACGTGGGCCGCCGTCACGAGCGAAGACCGGTCCTACGAGATGGGGACGAACGGGACCGTTGTCTGGGCGGTCGGCGAGAATCAGTCGTACGGCCGCGAACTGCCGGAGAAATCAGCTGCGATGAACGACACGACCGATCCGGTTCCCGAGGAGAACGTCACTGCGACGCTTCGGGGGACCGACGAGGTCAACGGCGAGACGACGTACGTTCTGGACCTCGAACCGACAAACGAGAGCATCGATGCGCCGAACACGACGCTGTGGGTCGACACCGAGGACTACCGCGTCCACAAGCTGACCACTGACGACGGGACAAACCGGACGGAACTCACTGTCGAGGAGACGAATTTCAACGTCAGCATCGACGACAGCCAATTCGCTCCGCCGGCTGACCGGGTCGCCGTCACGACCATCGAGACGTACGACTCCTACGACGCGGCCCAGTCCGCGACTGATCTTGACCTGCCCGAATACGAGAACGGGACCTTCGAGGAAGCCCGATACATCAGCCGGCCCGAGAGTACGGCCGTGGCCCAGCAGTACGACGCTGACGGGGAGAACGTGACGGTCCTGACCGCGACCGGCGCATCGAGCTATCTTGACGGTGCGGAGAACGGGACGGCAGTACAGGTGAACGGACAGAACGCGACCACAATCGAGCGTGAGAATAGGGCTGTCGTCTACTGGACCGAAGACGATGTCACGACCGGCGTGGTCGTTGCAGGGACGACCGAGGCGGCCATCGCCGCGGCTGAGGAACTGTAA
- a CDS encoding Mut7-C RNAse domain-containing protein translates to MPDDTLSDRLALDAMLGKLATYLRMCGYDTAYALDRDAEADDDLLALSERENRLLITRDSDLAACAPDSLLLSERAVEDQLRELADAGFELALAPEPAHCGVCNGRVEQVSPEDPTPEYAPSVDDETIWRCVDCGQHFWKGSHWASVEATLDGL, encoded by the coding sequence ATGCCTGACGACACTCTCAGTGACCGGCTCGCCCTCGATGCGATGCTCGGTAAGCTTGCCACCTATCTGCGGATGTGTGGCTACGATACGGCGTACGCGCTGGACCGGGACGCCGAGGCCGACGACGACCTCCTCGCCCTGAGCGAACGCGAGAACCGGCTGCTGATCACCCGGGATAGCGACCTCGCTGCCTGCGCACCCGACAGTCTGTTACTCAGCGAACGGGCGGTCGAGGACCAGTTACGGGAACTTGCCGACGCCGGCTTCGAGCTCGCACTCGCGCCGGAGCCGGCCCACTGTGGCGTCTGCAACGGTCGGGTCGAACAGGTCAGCCCGGAGGACCCCACGCCGGAGTACGCACCGAGTGTGGACGACGAGACGATCTGGCGCTGTGTCGACTGCGGCCAGCACTTCTGGAAAGGGAGCCACTGGGCCTCAGTCGAGGCGACGCTAGATGGGCTATAG
- the polX gene encoding DNA polymerase/3'-5' exonuclease PolX, with protein MSRNDEIATLLEEFADLLDAKGVEYKPRAYRRAAENIRDFPGAIEGLAAEGEDSVGEIDGVGDAISSKVVEYFETGEIAELIELREELPVEMDALTAVEGIGPKSVGSLYEALSITTLDELEAAAEAGEIQAVSGFGAKTEQNILDNIDFAREAHERSLLGEARPHGDRIRGYMAAGDAVAECALGGSIRRWRPTIGDVDVLVGSTDPEAVVERFADWDGLDRVIESGDTKASAYADDVRVDLRIVDPSEFGTALQYFTGSKDHNVAVRNRAIERDLKVNEYGVFDVEGVEDDGQRAGELVASETEDEVYEALGMEWVPPELRENRGEVEAAADGSLPDLIAEGEVRGDIHIHTNWSDGRNTIAEMVEGAAAFGHDYLAVTDHATGPGMVGGVGVPDEELREQIAAVESVAADADIDVFTGVEANIAADGSVSVADDLLAELDVVVASPHAALDGDGTDRLVAAAEHPDVNVIGHPTGRYLNRREGLDVDIERLAAVAADNDTALEINANPARLDLGGGAVKQAIESGATIAINTDAHSPGNFELLRYGVHTARRGWAETGDVLNTRDAEGLREFLDA; from the coding sequence ATGAGCCGGAACGACGAAATCGCGACGCTGCTCGAAGAGTTCGCCGACCTGCTGGACGCGAAAGGCGTGGAGTACAAGCCCCGGGCCTACCGTCGGGCGGCCGAGAACATCAGGGACTTCCCCGGTGCAATCGAGGGGCTGGCCGCCGAGGGCGAGGACAGCGTCGGTGAGATAGACGGCGTCGGCGACGCTATTTCCTCGAAGGTCGTCGAGTACTTCGAAACTGGCGAGATAGCGGAGTTGATCGAACTCCGCGAGGAGCTCCCCGTCGAGATGGACGCCCTCACAGCGGTCGAGGGTATCGGCCCGAAATCCGTCGGCTCGCTGTACGAGGCGCTGAGCATCACTACCCTCGACGAGCTGGAGGCGGCTGCCGAAGCCGGCGAGATACAGGCGGTTTCGGGCTTCGGTGCGAAAACGGAACAGAATATCCTCGATAACATCGACTTCGCCCGCGAGGCCCACGAGCGGTCGCTGCTGGGCGAGGCCCGCCCGCACGGCGACCGGATTCGGGGCTACATGGCCGCTGGCGATGCTGTGGCCGAGTGCGCACTCGGCGGCTCTATCCGCCGCTGGCGACCGACCATCGGCGACGTGGACGTGCTCGTCGGGAGTACCGACCCCGAAGCCGTCGTCGAGCGGTTCGCCGACTGGGACGGGCTCGACCGGGTCATCGAATCCGGCGACACGAAGGCGAGCGCTTACGCGGACGACGTTCGGGTCGATTTGCGCATCGTCGACCCGTCGGAGTTCGGCACGGCGCTCCAGTATTTCACCGGCAGCAAGGACCACAACGTCGCGGTCCGCAACCGCGCTATCGAGCGAGACCTGAAGGTAAACGAATATGGGGTCTTCGATGTCGAGGGCGTCGAGGACGACGGCCAGCGAGCCGGCGAACTGGTGGCCAGCGAAACCGAGGACGAAGTGTACGAGGCGCTAGGCATGGAGTGGGTGCCGCCGGAACTCCGCGAGAACCGCGGCGAGGTCGAGGCCGCCGCCGACGGGTCGCTCCCGGACCTTATCGCCGAGGGCGAGGTCCGCGGCGACATCCACATCCACACGAACTGGTCGGACGGTCGCAACACCATCGCGGAGATGGTGGAAGGCGCAGCCGCGTTCGGCCACGACTACCTCGCCGTCACGGACCACGCGACCGGACCGGGGATGGTCGGCGGCGTCGGCGTCCCGGACGAGGAACTCCGCGAGCAGATAGCAGCAGTCGAGTCGGTCGCGGCGGACGCCGATATCGACGTGTTCACCGGCGTCGAGGCCAACATCGCCGCAGACGGCAGCGTCTCGGTCGCAGACGATCTGCTGGCGGAGCTAGATGTCGTGGTCGCTTCGCCCCACGCCGCACTGGACGGGGACGGCACCGACCGCCTCGTCGCCGCGGCGGAACACCCCGACGTGAACGTCATCGGCCACCCGACGGGCCGCTATCTCAACCGCCGGGAGGGTCTGGACGTCGACATCGAACGTCTCGCAGCGGTCGCCGCCGACAACGATACAGCGCTCGAAATCAACGCCAACCCCGCCCGTCTGGACCTCGGCGGTGGCGCGGTCAAGCAGGCCATCGAGTCCGGGGCGACAATCGCCATCAACACGGACGCACACAGCCCGGGCAACTTCGAACTCCTGCGCTACGGCGTCCACACGGCGCGGCGGGGGTGGGCCGAGACGGGCGACGTGTTGAACACCCGCGACGCCGAAGGCCTTCGCGAGTTCCTTGATGCCTGA
- a CDS encoding DUF5788 family protein — MKEFERKQLLERIERDSATVGADIPDEITVQGEEIELQSFVFEIKRRKTIPQGERERVEQAKKNLRRERLQRKQRIEDNEVGYERGEELATAIIGIDRALNALEQLGAANIEQEAQAQETADRKRWMKFLQKALGHEDADSGTGRAGRSY; from the coding sequence GTGAAAGAGTTCGAGCGCAAACAGTTGCTGGAGCGCATCGAACGCGACAGCGCGACCGTCGGTGCGGACATCCCCGATGAGATCACCGTGCAGGGCGAGGAGATCGAACTCCAGTCGTTTGTCTTCGAGATCAAGCGCCGGAAGACGATTCCGCAGGGCGAGCGCGAGCGCGTCGAGCAGGCGAAAAAGAACCTGCGGCGCGAGCGCCTCCAGCGCAAGCAACGGATCGAGGACAACGAAGTGGGCTACGAGCGCGGTGAAGAACTCGCCACGGCAATTATTGGCATCGACCGAGCGCTCAACGCCCTCGAACAGCTCGGTGCAGCGAACATCGAACAGGAAGCGCAGGCACAGGAGACTGCTGACAGAAAGCGTTGGATGAAGTTCCTCCAGAAAGCGTTGGGCCACGAGGACGCGGACTCCGGCACGGGTCGTGCCGGGCGGAGTTACTAA